The Claveliimonas bilis genome window below encodes:
- a CDS encoding aldo/keto reductase has translation MDTIQLNNQLEMPLLGFGVFQITDHDECKKAVKEALKTGYRMIDTAACYGNERAVGEAVKESGIRREDVFLVSKV, from the coding sequence ATGGATACAATACAGTTAAATAATCAGTTGGAAATGCCGCTTCTTGGATTCGGAGTTTTTCAGATTACAGATCACGATGAATGTAAAAAGGCCGTAAAAGAAGCTCTGAAAACGGGCTACCGGATGATAGATACCGCCGCATGCTACGGAAATGAGAGGGCAGTGGGTGAAGCTGTGAAAGAAAGCGGGATCAGAAGGGAAGATGTGTTTCTGGTATCAAAAGTCTGA
- a CDS encoding RNA polymerase sigma factor, giving the protein MKYASISYYHSNRRRMEHEMSFSSLLEKDLAEVSTTDRYPCMLYRFQVREWLVEVQNEPLGHAIERLTPYRQEIILLYFFLGFKNKEIAALYGCNARKISYHKMRAVRQIRAEMEVRRHE; this is encoded by the coding sequence TTGAAATACGCATCTATCAGCTATTACCACTCCAACCGCCGCCGCATGGAGCATGAAATGTCCTTTTCTTCCCTACTGGAAAAGGATTTAGCCGAGGTCAGCACCACAGACCGCTACCCTTGTATGCTTTACCGTTTCCAAGTGAGGGAATGGCTTGTAGAAGTGCAGAACGAGCCGTTAGGACACGCCATAGAACGGCTTACCCCGTACAGGCAGGAAATCATCTTATTGTATTTTTTCTTAGGCTTTAAGAACAAGGAGATCGCCGCCCTCTACGGCTGTAATGCAAGAAAAATCAGCTACCACAAAATGAGGGCTGTCCGGCAGATACGGGCAGAAATGGAGGTGCGCCGCCATGAGTAA
- a CDS encoding flavodoxin, translating to MQEETGGDLFSIKVEDPYPSDWDECLERANEELSENARPELTASVENLEQYDTVFLGYPNWWYGVPMALLTFLEENDLSGKDVYLFCSHGTGGLADSVDIITEAVPDAEISDNIFDCYEEDAASSVEVIRQWVQELGYSSAQGEDTVQGNALNLQIGDTVLTAELADNSSAEALRDLLADGSLEIAMQDYADMEKVGSLGQELPANDEQITTEAGDLILYQGDSFSVCLSRT from the coding sequence GTGCAGGAGGAGACAGGAGGAGATCTGTTTTCTATAAAGGTAGAAGATCCCTATCCCAGTGACTGGGATGAATGTCTGGAACGTGCTAATGAAGAACTTTCAGAAAACGCAAGGCCGGAGCTTACGGCAAGCGTAGAAAACCTGGAGCAGTACGATACGGTCTTTCTGGGATATCCTAACTGGTGGTACGGCGTTCCCATGGCGCTGCTTACATTCCTTGAAGAAAATGACCTGTCCGGTAAAGACGTATATCTCTTCTGTTCCCACGGCACAGGAGGACTGGCTGACAGCGTGGACATCATAACAGAAGCAGTGCCGGATGCGGAAATTTCCGATAATATCTTTGACTGTTACGAAGAAGATGCGGCGTCCTCTGTGGAAGTGATCCGTCAGTGGGTTCAGGAACTGGGATACAGCAGTGCACAGGGCGAAGATACCGTCCAGGGAAATGCTCTGAACCTGCAGATCGGCGACACTGTGCTGACAGCTGAACTTGCCGACAATTCTTCAGCAGAGGCGCTTCGGGATCTGCTTGCGGACGGGTCTTTAGAGATCGCTATGCAGGATTATGCTGATATGGAAAAGGTGGGAAGTCTTGGACAGGAACTTCCTGCCAATGACGAACAGATCACAACCGAGGCCGGAGATCTGATCCTGTACCAGGGCGATTCCTTTTCGGTCTGTTTGTCAAGGACATAG
- a CDS encoding transposon-encoded TnpW family protein, which produces MQEITQTATKTTAAPKPQTVKRKIGKTTYELSLHFSQTSTERMSDKVMRLLENDLSTKK; this is translated from the coding sequence ATGCAGGAAATCACACAGACAGCCACTAAGACCACCGCCGCCCCGAAGCCGCAGACCGTTAAGCGAAAAATCGGAAAGACCACCTATGAATTATCGCTCCATTTCAGTCAGACAAGCACAGAGCGCATGAGCGATAAAGTCATGCGGCTACTGGAAAATGACCTATCTACAAAGAAATGA
- a CDS encoding GNAT family N-acetyltransferase: MEYKIRQMKNTEYPLLNDFLYEAIYVPNGIEPPPKTVIYSPELQVYVSDFGKKEHDIALVAEVNKKIIGAVWVRIMNDYGHIDNTTPSLAMSVFKEYRGLGVGTALLEELIAILKSKGYARISLSVQKDNYAVKMYQKVGFTILKEVDEEYIMVIAL; encoded by the coding sequence ATGGAATATAAAATACGACAAATGAAGAATACAGAATATCCATTGTTGAATGACTTTTTGTATGAAGCAATCTATGTTCCAAATGGTATAGAGCCGCCGCCTAAGACAGTAATATATTCTCCCGAATTGCAAGTATATGTTTCTGATTTTGGGAAGAAAGAACATGATATAGCTTTAGTTGCAGAAGTAAACAAAAAAATCATAGGGGCTGTATGGGTGCGTATTATGAACGATTACGGGCATATTGATAATACTACACCCTCTCTTGCAATGTCTGTTTTTAAGGAATATCGAGGGTTGGGAGTAGGTACAGCATTGTTAGAGGAGTTAATTGCAATTTTGAAGTCAAAAGGATATGCCCGAATATCGTTGTCAGTTCAGAAAGATAATTATGCAGTAAAGATGTATCAAAAAGTCGGGTTTACGATTTTAAAAGAAGTTGACGAGGAGTATATCATGGTAATTGCTTTATAG